The following coding sequences are from one Danaus plexippus chromosome 13 unlocalized genomic scaffold, MEX_DaPlex mxdp_15, whole genome shotgun sequence window:
- the LOC116770240 gene encoding uncharacterized protein LOC116770240, translating into MNSRASLALVVLSAVVVTSLPPPHPAVVDVRHAEEQLPPHLRSPALSNPHFLETLQLTSLLHKGEKPVFERQSDTIPRKEIYNILTHAGFIGRKRYINHLPSKHYSEVQTYHNDIPFGLNSDILQYL; encoded by the exons ATGAATTCAAGAGCATCATTAGCGCTGGTTGTTTTAAGCGCGGTCGTAGTAACGAGCTTACCACCACCTCACCCAGCGGTAGTGGATGTACGACATGCTGAAGAACAGTTGCCACCGCACTTGAGGAGTCCAGCTCTGAGCAATCCTCATTTTCTGGAGACTCTACAACTAACTAGCCTTCTTCATAAAGGAGAAAAACCG GTATTCGAACGCCAGTCGGACACAATACCACGAAAAGAGATTTACAATATACTAACTCACGCAGGCTTCATTGGTCGCAAACGATACATAAATCATTTACCCTCCAAACATTATTCTGAAGTCCAAACATACCATAACGATATACCTTTCGGTCTCAATTCCGATATACtgcaatatttataa
- the LOC133320210 gene encoding sodium channel protein Nach-like has product MSYKTHVKEYCRNCSFGGVHFVTDDERHWTERWLWAVLVFLCWYGSALLIMASWEAFVVSPISFGVETTYKDWDTKLPTVAICEINNDDQIYNVSETIWSANHLWDLEDVLKDIAYFRGIAYRLVEVCYLPKKIDPLCPLANYSYYASLVRSSCQQLVKNCSYNDIQFDCCEYFQPIATDVGTCYIINSIQTKNPKPYPMACNLKQKEGILRFTILLTSMVYTLGEDEVPTVTTLYSSTFKVAFGKFYRRQVTMRYIENDPQLVETTPKQRACRFHDENEGGLYPFYSYSACSVKCRRDAQMDLCQCNDHFMLGTKESEICNITGMWCLHSHSSQLTTFKPLWAQKSGLICECLPSCDETEITVIKDVFTPFKRKTKNSVVELSLAYLPTERFKRNVVRSRLDLVVSLGSAAGLFVGASLLSFVELIFFFTVRLISNLCIARRKTVSIK; this is encoded by the exons atgtcCTACAAAACACATGTAAAGGAGTATTGTAGGAATTGTAGTTTTGGAGGTGTCCATTTTGTAACTGATGATGAGAGACATTGGACTGAAAG ATGGCTATGGGCAGTTCTCGTTTTTCTCTGTTGGTATGGATCAGCACTTCTCATAATGGCGTCGTGGGAAGCTTTTGTTGTTTCCCCAATTAGCTTTGGTGTAGAAACTACTTACAAAGATTGGGATACCAAACTACCAACTGTGGCAATCTGCGAAATTAACAATGATGATCAAATTTACAACGTCTCAGAAAC aaTCTGGTCAGCGAACCACCTTTGGGACCTGGAAGACGTTCTAAAAGACATCGCATATTTCCGAGGAATCGCCTACCGTCTTGTTGAAGTTTGctatttaccaaaaaaaattgatcCATTGTGTCCTCTTGCCAATTACAGCTATTACGCATCACTGGTTAGAAGTTCGTGCCAGCAACTTGTAAAAAATTGCTCTTACAATGACATACAATTCGATTGCTGCGAATATTTCCAACCAATAGCTACAGACGTTGGTACCTGTTATATCATAAATTCGATCCAAACAAA AAATCCCAAACCGTATCCAATGGCGTGCAACTTAAAACAAAAGGAGGGAATACTTCGATTCaccattttattaacatccATG GTGTATACACTCGGTGAAGACGAGGTACCAACAGTAACAACTCTTTATTCGTCAACATTTAAGGTTGCATTTGGGAAGTTTTACcg tCGTCAAGTAACTATGAGGTATATTGAAAATGATCCGCAGTTAGTTGAAACGACTCCGAAGCAACGAGCGTGCAGATTTCATGACGAGAACGAGGGTGGCCTGTACCCGTTCTACTCATACAGCGCTTGCAGTGTCAAATGTAGAAGAGATGCTCAAATGGATCTATGCCAATGCAATGACCATTTTATGCTTGGAACTA AAGAATCAGAGATATGCAACATAACAGGTATGTGGTGCCTTCACTCGCATTCCAGTCAGCTGACGACTTTCAAACCCCTCTGGGCTCAGAAATCAGGACTCATCTGTGAGTGCTTGCCTTCATGTGACGAAACTGAGATAACTGTCATCAAAGATGTGTTCACGCC attcaaACGTAAAACTAAGAACAGTGTCGTTGAACTGTCGCTTGCTTACTTACCGACGGAGAGGTTTAAACGTAACGTCGTCAGAAGTCGTTTAGACTTAGTTG tATCTCTGGGCAGCGCTGCGGGTTTGTTTGTCGGGGCCAGTTTACTCAGCTTTGTTGAACTTATATTCTTTTTCACGGTACGCCTTATAAGCAACCTCTGTATAGCGAGACGTAAAactgtttcaattaaataa